ACCATTCGAGGGCGGAGCCTTTAAGGGTGGTTCGAAAAGCTGTGTAGAAAACGACATCATGGGAAGTGTAGAGGGCGACATGTGTTATGTATACTTTGAGTTGCTCGTCTGGATCGGTGTCGCCTGTATAATGCTACAGTGTGAAGGGTTTCCACTAGGCAGAGAGAAAGGTGTTGGCGATGGAGTCAGTAAAAGGGTGGCGTTGTTTGGGTGGTTGGGATGGTAATGGATGAGGTGGAATGGGATTGTGGTTGAGAGTAGGGAAGGTGGAAGTAAAGTTGTGGGGTGGGATGTGGGTAGTGGGAAGAGTGGAGTTAAAGTTGTGAGGTGGGATGTGGGTAATGGGAAGGGTGGAGTTGAAGTTATGAGGTGGGATGTGGGTAGTGGGAAGAGTGGTAGCGGGGGTAGGTGCTGCAGGGTGTCTTGGGATGGTAGGGTGGAAGTGTGTATGATGGGTTGAGACGATGGGAGTCtgttgagtggtggtgaaggtgtgcgaGGTAGGATTGTACTCACTTTCTTCCTCACTTGGCTGGAAAGCCGGGGACTTTATGGCCTCAGACATTTCCTTGGCTTTTCCTTTTTGCGTGGGATCAGCCTCAATCTTCCTCTTTAGCCGGGAGTTTTCTTGTCTGAGTGCCTCCATTTCATCAGCACTGCGCTTTTTCAGATCAGCCAGCTCTTGCGTAGTACACCACTGTAGGGCCCGAACCCACGACCTAACAAAACACACCAACACTTCTCATCCTTTGCCGCTATAGATACACCGACACAAgctaggggactggtgtactacacctaggcggcCTAACAAAACACACCAACACTTCTCATCCTTTGCCGCTATAGATACACTGGCAcaggttgggggactggtgtactacaCCTACATAACCCCTCAAGGACGCAAACGATCACCATGTATATCGAACAACCAATAGTAAGCGGCCTAGGACGCTAACTTAAGAAAATTGAACGAGAATTTGATAGACCTAAAACACTACCAATCAGACCCCTAGGGGCCACAATAATGAAACTGTAGGGCCTAGCCCAGGCTTATCTGCGGCCCAATCAAAGGCTCAGCCCACtacgtggccagacataattaataatctataaatatgcatggaccccacgaattaaaggtacgcattcattaatcccttaattacgagatttgactttctgaggaatcttttgctgacttgagcatCAAAGTcttctccgcaggtaacccctctttgGTCTGGATCGGTGCTAGCCGACACTTGAGGATAGCATACATCAGCTGAAGAGgagcctactgaggagattgcggattgaggtaaggtagTATTCGTGTCTGACATCTCTTATTTATTCGCCGCAGGaacagaaaaataaacaattttttggttttttggactcgacaaggattaatccttactcctacgtatctccatttatAGTGGTTAATCAGGGTTACATAGTTATTTATGAAAAGAACTATTTGagaaaagattatttttatttggtgaacCCGACGGTGATTGActtcgctcctacgtatttccattcataatgaaaaagtgttgattttattttatttttttataattttgaaaatcgttttatgttttttggtatttttaattatttggaattGAATGTCACACGACGTGAGCAGGcagacagacactaaaagacCAAAGTTAGGTGTAACACAAAAACACttacaatattaaaagaaaatataataaaaattgggaatgcataaatcaaaagaaaaataatgatagTGGCACGCCTTTGAAACTTTTCAATTCCTCTTCTTCTCCATTAATCTCACTATTTTGTTAAGTACCTtttctactctttttttttttaattttgcctCCTTCCctaagatttttgttttttttgttcaaaagaGGTAAAATTAAGGTGTGTTTGTGTGAGTGGtaatgagaaagaaagaaagaaagaggtgtataaaatattttctttttttctgatCTTTTTTCACATGACAGATTGTATATTTATATCCACACATTGTAATACTATTGTAACCctagccttaattgtaatgaacaatataatgaaagaattggtcatgatagcaacACATTACGATAATCAAATCACAGAAAATCAGAACACCATATCTATCAtcattagtaatattgattctatgAGAATGTTGATGTTAATGACGCAAGGTTTGATGTAAATAAGGACGTGCTTGATGGGGTACTTGTGGACGAGGCTGAATCTAGTCCTGAGGGGGATAGGGAAAAGGGGGCAGAGAATGCCGATATGGGTGGTGATGGCGTGGTGGCGAAGGGTGCCGACCAGGAGACAGCTTAGAAACGTTATTTTAATATCTCCATTTTGCTTAATGattctaagtctgtaataaTCTGTACATTACTTACTTTTGTGCTTGATATAAATGCTTTGTGTATGTTATATCTTGTTTGTTTGATGTCGATTACTTGTGCGTTAATGGCTTTTTACATTCGCGAGTGGGTGTTTGATGTATGAAATGTTTGCGAACGCGATTATtcgttaagggtgttcgacccaggccgtctattgtggtaagggtgggaaacttaaaagGAATTAatatcaagttaagggtgttcgaccccggccgcttacttgtggtaagggtgggaaacttaaagcGAATtcacatcaagttaagggtgttcaacccaggccgcttacttgtggtaagggtggggaacttaaaaggAATTAatatcaagttaagggtgttcgacccaggccgcttattgtggtaagggtgggaaacttaaaagGAATTAatatcaagttaagggtgttcgaccccggtcgcttacttgtggtaagggtgggaaacttaaagcGAATtcacatcaagttaagggtgttcaacccaggctgcttacttgtggtaagggtggggaacttaaaaggAATTAatatcaagttaagggtgttcgaccccggccgcttacttgtggtaagggtgggaaacttaaagcGAATtcacatcaagttaagggtgttcgacccaggccgcttacttgtggtaagggtggggaacttaaaaggaatgaacatcaagttcagggtgttcgacccaggccgcttacttgtggtaagggtgggaaacttaaaacgaattaacatcaagttaaagGTGTAccacccaggccgcttacttgtggtaagggtggggaacttaaaaggaatgaacatcaagttcagggtgttcgatccaggccgcttacttgtggtaagggtggggaatttaaaAGGAATTAACTTCAAGttcagggtgttcgacccaggtcgcttacttgtggtaagggtggggagcTTAAAaggaattaacatcaagttaagggtgttcgacctaggccgcttacttgtggtaagggtgggaaacataaaacaaattaacatcaagttaaaggtgttcgacccaggccgcttacttgtggtaagggtggggaacttaaaaggaatgaacatcaagttcaaggtgttcgacccaggccgcttacttgtggtaagggtggggaacttaaaaggAATTAAAATCAAGTTCAGGGTGTTCgccccaagccgcttacttgtggtaaggtggGGGAACTTAAAaggaattaacatcaagttcagggtgttcgacccaggccgcttacttatggtaagggtggggaacttaaaagtGTGCGAGAAACGTAGTGAAGAACAGTCGTGAAGTTGGGAACTCTTCGTTTATTCATGAaatctggggtgcctcgttaaaacctcccggCCAAAATCttccttagggaaaaaaaaccaggtgaggaaaaagagtacacctagGGTTAGAAGTGTTTGATACAAAGcatatttttaactaaagtGAAACTTTagatgggatacattccatgtattgggtatttcttccccaGACAACTGCTAAAGTCGATATGCTCCTCCTCAGCGTCTTCGCGTATTCAGTATGGGTCATCCCAATtcgcggagaacttgccatccttctttcttgcactgcttGGCATTCTCCAAACTAAATCTCCTGTTGCGAACGATCTTGGGCATAGGTTGGCGTTATACTTTCTGGCCGCTCTCTGTTTGGCAGCTAAGTTGCGTATTTGAGCTTTTTCTCTTAGCTCGGGTAAGAGGTCAAGGTgggtggccatgttttggtAATTTTGGGCTAAGTCATATAGTTCTCGGCGTAGGGATGTTTCACCAATCTCAACAGGTGTCATGGCGTTTGCGTTgtatactaggctgaatggAGACTCATTTGTTACTGATTAGCGGTACACCTATAGGCCTACAACACTTCTACTAGCTCTTATGGCCATGGGCCTTTGGCGTTGTCCAACCGCATGCGTAGCTCCACTAGTATGACCTTGTTTGCCGCCTCGGCGTGTCcgttggtctgtgggtgttcaaCAGAGCTAGTTGCATGTTTGATGCCTAGACTGGTGTAGAATTTAGTGAGttctttatctataaattgtcgaCCATTATCGGTGATGATGGTGTGTGGGACGCCATATCGGCATATAATATCCttccaaacaaattgttggactTCTTGGGCTGTGATGGTGGCTAGTGGCTTGGCCTCTATCCATTTGGTAAAGTAATCGACAACTACTATCAAGAATTTTACTTGGCCCTTGCCgggggagaaggggccgaggatgtccattccccattttgcGAAGGGCCACGGGAATAGTATAGAATaaagttgttcttgtttctggtgaataaggttgccatgtttttggcatggtaTGCATTTTTTTACGAAGTCTTGGCAGTCTACTTCCatagtcggccagaagtaaCCAGCGCGAAGGATTCTGGTAGTCATGGTACGTGCACCAGAATGATAGCCGCATATGCCTTCGTGTAATTCTTTAATGATGTACTGGGCTTGTTCTATAGTGACGCATTTGAGAAGTGGTTGgtcgtatccgcgtttgtacaGATCATCACCTATCATCGTATACCTGGCGGCTTTAGTTATCCAAGTTCTGTCGACATTTGGTGGGGGGTTACCGGTTCGGAGGTACTGGATATAAGGAGTGCTCCAGTTGTCGGCTTGGTGCTGGGTTAGGTTATGGTAAGTATTTATGATGGAAGGAGCAGATAGCGTTTGCTGCAATAATGATCGGTGgcggctttttaatttggtgctggctagTTTGGATAAGATGTCGGCTCTAATGTTTTCGGATCTAGGAATGTGTTGGATGCGGACTTGGTCGAAGGTGGACTGGAACTCGTCATTcaaatggtaatattgtagaaggtggggtctttgatctggaactcgtcatttagatggccCACAGTGAGCTTGgaatcggttttgcatgttaacgaCTTGACGCCAACCTCGCGGGCCAGGGAtaggccggcgaggatggcttcgtattcggcttggttgttggaTGTCTTGAAAGTGAAGTAgagggatttttcaatgaggatatcgttggggcctTTTAACACGATGTCAGCGCCTGCTCCCTTTGGATTTGAAGAACCATCAACGTAAAGTGTCCACTGGTCTTCTGTGGGTGTTTGTTGGAGATCATTGACAAAGTCTAGgaggcattgagctttgatggggccatgAGGTTCGTAACGGATGTCGAATTCCGATAACTCAACGGCCCAGGATGACATTCGTCCCATTAGGTCTGGTTTCTGCAATATCTTTTGAATTAggtagtcggttttgacgaTGATGTTATGATTTTGGAAGTACGGGCGTAGGCGGCGGGCTGCATGTACCAAGGATAGGGTCAACTTTTCCACCATCTGGTATCTGGTTTTTGGGTTTTGCAAGGTTCTGCTAACGAAGTAAATAGGATGTTGTGTGCCACCTACATCTTGAACCAGCGcggcgctgacggtgtgatctATAGCGGTGATATAGACCAATAGGGGTTGACGAGTATCCagtttgtggaggataggtggtgaggtgagggtggttttcagcttttggaaaatttgttcacaatcgtcattccacgtgaacttggcagattttttgagcagttgtatgatgggttgggtttgttcggctagtttgggaAGGAAACGGGAGATGGTCgtgaggcggcctatgaggcgttgTACTTCTTTGATGCTGGTTGGGCTTCGCATCTCTATGATCGTGTTGCATTTTTTAGGGTTAGCCTTTATGCCGCATTGGGTCAACATGAATCCAAGAAACTTGCCACGGTCGACACCGAAAACGCATTTATCGGGGTTaaggcggaggttgtactgcCTTAATGCAGAGAAAACTGTCGATAAGTCCTGAGTGTGCTGGTGATGGCTGGGGGATtagacaaccatgtcgtcaacgtACACTTCGACACATTTACCCATTAAGTGGCTGAAGACTTTATCCATCAGTCGTTGGTATGTTGCTCCTGCGTTTTTAAGACCAACGGCATGAACTTGTAGAAATAATTGGCGTCATCCGTGATGAAAGTGGTTTTGTTCATATCGGATGCGACCCTAAGAATTTGGCTGTAACCGGAGTAGGCGTCAAGAAAACTAAGGACCTTGTTACCGACGGCACCGTCGACAAGTCGGTCAATATTGGGTAATGGGTAGGCATCTCTCGGACAGGCTTTGTTGAGGTTGGTGTAATCAACACACATTCGCCACTTGCTATTGGCTTTCTTGACCACgactacgttagaaagccaagtggtatAGTGGGCTTCTTCAATAAATCCCGCGCTTAGTAATTTATTGGCCTTGGCTTTGGCTGCTAGGCGCCGTTCCTcgccaagtttgcgttttttctgggagacATACTGGCCTCCTtgtaaatagataaattatgGGATGCCACATGAGGGTCAACTCCAGGTAAGTCAGCGGCTGACCAAGCAAAGAGGTCCGAGTTGTCGACAATGGTGGGTGTTATGATTTCACGTTGTTCGGATTCGAGCCCGGTACCGAGCTTGATGGTGCGACCATTAGGGAGCTCCAGGGGGTGGTCTCTTCAACAGGTTCAAGGCGGACATCTCGGCCCACTCTGGTGTCTAGATCATCGCCAGACAAAATGATCCCAGAGCCGGATGGTCGCTCTATGTGATTAGTTTGCAAGATGGGGAGTtgtgggcgtaggctggccatgtagcattcgcgtgtaAGACGTTGATCGCCATGGATGGTGAGGATGTCGCCTGATAGGGAGGGAAACTTCATGGCGAGGTGAGGTGTGGAGACAACagcgccaagggtgttgagtGAAGGGTGACCTAGGAGGACATTATAGGATGTAGGCGCATCAACGATGAGGAAGCGGATGGGAACGGTCTTGGTTTGGGCGCCGTCGCggaagacggtatggaggttaATGTAGTCGCGAGTGGAAAATTTTTCCCCATAAAAGCCATAAATTGGTTCATCGATAGTGGTGTCTGGGAGTTGAAGTTTCTGGTATGTTACCCAATAAaggatgtcaacggagctgccTAGGTCGACGAGGACTTTCTTGACTgcataattttcaatttcaacggtgatgaccatAGGGTCGTCTTGCTGGTGATCGAGGTCGTGGAAGTCGTCGTCCGTGAAGGTTATGGGAGGCTTGTGGCGTCTGTGATGGGAaagggtgatgtggttgattgATTGGATATGGCAAAGGTGCCTCTTTATGGCAGAAGAGGTAGAGCCTCCACTAGTGAAACCACCGGAGATGGTGTTGATTGTGCCACGTAGGGGAGGATCGGTGGGGGTGACGTCGGTGCGAGCCGGTTGGGAGTCATGGTTTGTGGGTTGGTTTGGGCATTTATCATGGTGAGAATCACAGGGAGAGCGTCAATGATCGGGACGAGGAGGATGATGGGATCGAGAGGAGTGGTCTTCTCTGTGGACAAAGCGGCAAAAGTGGCCAACACACACCAGTTCTTCGATTTTATCATGGAGTGCTTTACAGTCCTTTGTAGtatggccatggttgcggtgatAGCAGTAGTATTTGGTCATGTCTGCGTTGAGGGTAGTGGTCGTCTTGCGTGGCGATGGGATGAGGTCGGCCTGTAAAGCCTCATCAAGGAGGCGAGATCTAGGGACATTTAGGggagcgtatctggtgaagcggggTTGTCAGGGTTCTCGTAGTCTCAGATCAGGACGGGGgggttgtggggtggggttggcaATAGAGGGTGCGTAGTCATTGCAAAATTTTGTATAGaaggtttgcatttcctccatacGGACGTAATCGGAGGCACGCAACTTCAActcgtgcatagaggcaggtgggtcgagctagacgttgttggcgaaggggccgggttgaaGGGTGAGGGCCATGCACTGGAGTATCATCTCTTGATTCaggtgtggggtgcgaaggGCAGCCTTGCTGAAGCGATCGATAAATGCTCGGAGCGTCTCGCCTTGTTCTTGCCTGACGCTGAGGAGTGATATTGTAGTGGTTTGGTGCGGGCGACTACCAGCGAAGTGAGTGGTAAACATGTGTGAGAGGGTGTCGAAGTTGTCGATAGAGTATGGTGGAAGGGTGGTGAACCATTCgagggcagggcctttgagggtggtaggaaaggctttgcaaaagactgcgtcaTGGGAGGTGTaaagggcgacatgggtgatgtagactttgaggtgtTCGTCGGGGTCGGTTTCACCGGTGTAACGCTCtagtgtgaagggttcccactgagTGGGGaggggggtgttggcgatgaagtCGGTGAAAGGGTGACGACGTCTAGACTGGTGGGATGAAAGCGAGTGAGGAGATATGGGATGGTGGACAAGGGTGGGAAAAAtggaggtgaagttgtgaggagggatgtgggtAGTAGGGAGGTGGTgagggttgtagggtgggatatgaGTAGTATGTAGGGTGGTGGGCATGTTGTAGGGGACATGAGTGGTGGGGAGGGTGGCGGCGAGAGTGGGAGCCGCGGTATGCCCTGGGAGGGTGGAGTGGAAGTGAGTGGGATGGGCTGAGAGGATAGaagtttgttgggtggtggtaaaggtgtgcggggtaggattgtactcgctTTCCTCTTCACTAGGCTGGAAAGCCGGCGACCCTGCAGCTTCAGATGcttccttggcctttcccttttAAGTGGGATCggcttcgatctttcgcctTAGGCGATAGTTTTCCTGTCACAATGCTTCCATCTCATCAGCGTTGCGCTTCTTCAAGTCAGCcagctcctgttgcatcttggcttgaccgtctaggatggcggccagatcTGGGGTGATGTTAGTAGGTCTTGAGGGGCCAGCTTCAACTTGCTTGTTAATTCTTGCTCTgttgcgggtagaaaccatcttcggagaaaGCGGGTAGTAAAGTActatctcgtgccccacggtgggtgccaattgttcctgcagagaacaaataagataagtcaGGCACAAGTAACACCTTACCCATAGTCCgccatctcctcagtaggcctcttcccggttggcatatgtctgcttggacccgggaggagttacctacagaagggactccgaagctcaagtcaaCAAAATCTttcagaaagtcaaatcagatgattagggaagtaatgaatgcgtacctttaattcgtggggttcatgtatatttatagcttattaattatgtttgaccATTCCATGGGTTGGGCCCTGgtttgggccataggtgggcctgggcccttaGTCCTGATTATTGTGGGCTTACTGATTTAGGAGTGTTTTGATTTCGTCAAGTTTCTTAGAGTGGTCAATGTAGACCGATTACCCCTTTAGTGGTTTATGCCGCCATTGTTCGTATGTCATCTTAGGCTGGCTATTCCTTTAGTGGCTTAGGTTATCGGTTTAGGCCGGTTAGGCTTAGGTCAGGCTGGGCTGGCTACCTAAATTATCTTTCGTATAGATGTGGtgatctttattattattatttgggtgcatcggctaggtgtggtacaacttctaattactagaatcataaaAAAAGGGtgtcataattcaaaataaattggactctttcttcttcttttttcccttttttttatctattttttcttctttttttttctttttatgctaaaattaaagtttaaaaatctttgaagaaaattttatttcacctttttttatttaccattaactaaaaacttttatttttttttcaaaaataaatttattcacttgGACAAAATTGAGAGTTGACACGCACCACCATCTTGGCTTGAGTCATATAACTTGAAAGGAGTTCCTCCATTAGTATGGAGTTTCGTGAGGGATGGGAGAAACTGATCTTCAACATCTAAACAAAAGGCTTAATTGGTGATTCAGTCTTCTAATTTGTTGGTTTTGTTCATTTTGgtctctttattattttttcattcaatttagtccttcaactttttaaaaagattcaatttggtcttcgaattatttaaagatgttcatttttaattttttttaatttagtctatctctttaaaattttgattgaatttagTTCTCCCAttctttaaaatgatccaatttatCGTCTTCAATCTAAGACTAAATTACTAGTTAAACTTAATgacaacaaattatatatatatatatatatatatatatatatatatatatatatatatatatatatatatatatatattgtaagcttaattactaatttagtcttagattataaagaacaaaattatattattttaaaagaatgaaagactaaattaaattaaaattttaaatagagaaattaaattgaatt
This portion of the Vigna unguiculata cultivar IT97K-499-35 chromosome 6, ASM411807v1, whole genome shotgun sequence genome encodes:
- the LOC114187750 gene encoding uncharacterized protein LOC114187750 → MVITVEIENYAVKKVLVDLGSSVDILYWVTYQKLQLPDTTIDEPIYGFYGEKFSTRDYINLHTVFRDGAQTKTVPIRFLIVDAPTSYNVLLGHPSLNTLGAVVSTPHLAMKFPSLSGDILTIHGDQRLTRECYMASLRPQLPILQTNHIERPSGSGIILSGDDLDTRVGRDVRLEPVEETTPWSSLMVAPSSSYVSQKKRKLGEERRLAAKAKANKLLSAGFIEEAHYTTWLSNVVVVKKANSKWRMCVDYTNLNKACPRDAYPLPNIDRLVDGAVGNKVLSFLDAYSGYSQILRVASDMNKTTFITDDANYFYKFMPLVLKTQEQHTND